CACAGTCGGGTCGAGCAACTGGGCCACGGGAACTTCGATGACCTCGGCCACTTCTCCCGGGTTGGGCTGCCACGTCGGCGTCTCCAGGCAGAGTGCCAGATGAGGCCGGACAAGGACGTTGCTGACGAAGACAAACAGCGGCGATAGTTCCCCGAGCACGCGAATGCCAGTGCGCGGCCCGCCGAGTTCTTCTTCATACTCACGCAGTGCCGATTGTTGACTCGACTCACCTGCTTCGACCATGCCGCCGGGCAAACCGACCTGATCGGCATGCGCCTTCATGTGCGTGGGACGCAGAATCGCAGGAACATGCCAGCCCGACGACTTGGGATACAGAAGCAACAGCACGGCTGCTTCTCGCGCTTCGCGCGCAGGTGGGCCGAAGTGACGGCCAAAGGAAAGTTGCGGCGCGACGGGCGTTTGACTTTTGCGGCCGGGCAACCCGCGCGCGATTCGCTCACCCAAATAGTCGGCCAACTGATCGGGCGACATCTGGAGCGGCGCGATATTCGTGTTCACTGCGCGGCTCCTTCCTTGGCGGCGGCAAGGGGCGGAACGAAGTAAACCTCGTAAGCTTGATTCTCGCCTGGAAACGTGGGATAGATGCGCGGCAACTTCAGCCCGCGCTCGGCCCGCGCGCGATCGAGCACGATATAGGTGGCATTGTACTTGCGCGCGAGGCGGACAAGTTCGTCATCGCTGTGTGCAGCCAGATCGCGCACAAAGGTCGCACGCGGATAGAGTTCTTCCATGGCTGCTTTCCAGCGCATTAGTCCGGCCGCATCCTGAGGTACATCCTTCCAGTTCACCGCCTCGCGGCGCTGCGCGTACCAATGAAACGTCTGCTGGCGACGGGGTGTCAGAAAACCAGCCTGCGCGGGCGTTTCACGTTCGATCCAATCGCAAACGCGCTGCCACTCGGCAAACATTTGCTGCGGCGAAAGCTCGGGCTGTGTTGGTGCTGCGTGCGGGTCTTCCAGCGGCGAAGTTTGCGTCGGCTTGGGTTGCAGGAACGCGCCGGGCACGCGTAGTTCGCTGCGCGACCACATGGCATACGACAGGTCGATCCCCACAGCCAGCATGGCCAGCGTCATCACGGCTGCAGTCAGCCCGGGCTGCGACTTCTCGCGGCGAGAAAGCTCGGCAGCAATTGCCAAGGCCACACCAATCGCCAGCATCGAATCGCTAAGGCGGAACCAATAGTAACGGAGCAACCGGGCCGCGAGTTCGCGCTGCCAGAGCAACGACTGATCGATGGCGGCCCCCACCGCGCCCATGAGCACCGCCCCTAGCACGAACAGGTGCAATGCGCGCAAACGGACATCGTGACGCTGATGCCAGGCGAGCGCGGCCCAGGCGATGAGGAGTGCCAGTTGCCGAGCCATATAAAGATGTTCGAAGCGATGGAACACCAGGTGATGCGGCAAGCGTTCGAAGACGTAGGCCGTCGTTGCTTCGCGGGCGATTTCGGGATCAACACCTTTGTTGAGCAAGATCGCAGGGATTAATCCTGGCAGCGAAAGAACAAAGCCGCCGAGCACCGCCGGCATCATGCGGAGCAGCGAAGGCGAATCGGGTTGATTCCGTTCGAGAAGCCAAACGCCGCCAATCAACACGCAGCCCCAACCACCAATCAGTACGTGAAACGCCGCGGCCGCGCCCATCCAGAGCCACGCTCCGGTCCAACGCCTGCGAACGAGACATTCAAGTGACAAGAGAAAGAAGACGTACGCAAAGCTCTTGGCTTCGACACCACCGACCATCCATTCGCCGGCCATGTGAAACCAGCGCAGGAAGATCATCATCAGCCCGGCGGTGAGAATCGACATCAGTCGCTGCGGCACGAGCGCGACGCTCAAGCGTTGCCAAGCAGCGGCCAGCAGCAGCCAGGTGACACCGCGGCCAATCCAAGCAGTTGTGGTCAGCGAGCAGTACTGGGTCACCCAACCAAAGCACCAATAGAACGTTAGATGGGCATCGGCCGAGTCGAGAAACAGATCGCCGCGGCACCAACTGGGATCCCAATAATGCTTAGCTTTGGGCAAGTAGTGCGATTCGCCCACGCCCGGCGGAGGTGAGCCCGCGAGAATAAAAAACAGCAAAAAGATGAACGCTATTTCGACCGCCGCTTGCAACCAGGAATAGTCGCGCCCCTCGCCGGAGTCGATCACTTCCAGCAGCGGCGGCGGGGACTTACGGCTCACGAGGATTTCGTCGTTGCGGGAGAGGAAGGAAATACTTAGCCCGACGCGTCGGGGCATGCATTCAGGCTAATCGCTGAGTACAAAACTGGCCAGTGGCGAGCCAGGCCAGGGTCGGGGCAATTTTCGGGCGGTGCGACGTTGCCTTTAGCTGGTTGAGACTGGCCCGAAAAATTGTCCTGACACTTTTCGGGTGACTCCCTAAGTCGTCACGAGCACAAAACGATTGATTCAAAGTGGTTGGCACTTCGAGTTGTTTGACTAGAAGTGGGTCAGGACAAAGTTTCGGGACAACGCCTCGCGGATGAAGATAGAGCCAAGCTGCCCGAAATTTGCCCCGACCCTGTTATTAGCGCGCCGCTGTCTCGCGGATTGGATCGGGGTCGAGCAGGTTGACATGCACGTCGTCGACCCAGGCTTCGCCGAGGCCGGTGAGGGCAAAGCTGACGACGAGTTCGCCCGATTCAGGCACCGCGCGATAGTAAGTAAATTGCCGCCAGCCGCGAGTGAGTCGTATGCGGTCGGCCAGATCGGGTCCGCCGATCGAATCGAAAATCATCAGGCCGTCGTGGCTGCCGTGGACGACCTGCGGAACGTAGCACCAACCAGTGATGCGGGCAATTTGCTTTTCACGTACCGGTACCGGGCTGCTGGTGATCCAGACAACGGGCCGTTCGAAGGGGGGAGGCAATTGCTTGGGCTCGCGCGCGGCAGCTGCCAGTCGCAGGGCACTTCGTCCGCCGTGAGGATTGACGAGTGACAAGGCGACTTCGCTCTTCACACCATCGGGCAGGCGGTTGTAGTTTTTCCAGCCAGCCTTGGTCATCTGATCGAGCGATTCAAAATCGCCCCCCGCTTGGGCATTGGCTCCCCACGTGGCTCCACGCAGGCGTTCGGCTAGTTCCCAGTGCAGGGGCAGCGTGGTGAACTGCGCGATACACGGGCTGGCGGCCGGAGCATGAAAGGCAGCCACCGATTGTTCCCAGTGACCGCGACGAATGCGGGCCTGCTGTTGTTCAGCCTTCACGATGTACGCATGAGCTGCCGAGAAATCACCGGTCGACATCACCCGCTGCGATTGGGCCAGGTTCCCTTCCGCTTCTCGCAGCCAGGTGGGCGCTTCTTTCAGCGTGTGGCCCGCAATGTTCAATCGTTGATCGATGTCGACAATTTGCGTCTGCCGACGCACAGCCAGATCGTGCCGCAACCGAGTCGCGTCTTGCTTGATCTCACTCAGCGTGCGATTGAGATAGTGAATCACGAGCGGATCGTGTGTGATGACGACAGCCGACGATGTGCTCGCTTCGTCGACCGTCACGCGCAGGCCGCCAGTTGCCATGGCCGAACGAAGCTTTCGCAGGCCAGCCGTAGTGATTTGATAAGCCTGACTGGCCGCTGGGACTCCGGCGACAACCAGCGTGAACTGATTGCGAGGCGCGGGTGTCGCTACATACTGCTGGGCAGCCGCTCGTTGCGTGACGAGGAGCAACCGCGAGCGTTCGGTCTGCCAGACGGCGGCATACACGCCCGCTTCGGGCGCAGAAAGCTCCTCGGTCAACTGACCGCCGGAGATCCAGGGCTCCATCAGCCGCAGTTCGAAATTAAGCATCCGCAGCGCGTCGGTGCGCATCGAAGTCGGAATCGTATCGATGCTCAGTGGCGTTTCGGATGGGAAAATCAACCCACGCATGCCAGCTGAAAGATTGAGATACATCGTCAAGCGAAGTTGCTCAAGGTCGCAATCGTCGGGCAGAGTCGAGTTGCGCCCAAGCAGTGTCAACTGTTGCTGCAACGCGGCGGCTGGCTGCGAGTAGACCGTGCCCCAGAAGGGCGTACCTGGCCGGGCAAGTTGTTCGCGATCGCTGAGCCAAGCGCGGAGGTCATTTTGTTCGAAGCTGGTCGCTGCCGTTCGTTTGTCGATTAGTAGTAGACTGGCAAGCCGACTGTATTCGCTTAGTTCGCAATCGGCACCAACGAGCAGCGGGCGCTGCCGCTGCGGATCGATGCTGCGAATCTCTTGGGCCAGATCGCGCGTGTAAGGAACGTCGCGATCGACGAGCCGAGTCCCCAGGCTCCAAGCCAAGACGGGCTTGAAGGCTTCGGGCGGCGGCGCAGTTTCATCGGCAAATGGTGGTGGCGCAACAATCCACATTCCCAGCCGCTGCGCTTCCTTTAGCAAGGCCGGTGATGGTGAAGCATTGAACTTTACCGCGTTGAAACCCAGCGATTGCAACCAGGCCAGCGGTTCCCCTTGATGTTGAATAATGCGTGGCAAGAAGGGACGACCCTTGGCCAACAAATGCGAACCTTGAATCTCCGCTCCTGGCGTTTCGAGATTAGCCGGTCCCTCGTTGGTGCCACCAAAGGGAGTGTTGTCGATGGTGGGGCGCGAGACATTCACGCCCACTTTGTCTTGTGGCACGAAGCCTTTGATCTCGACATCGTCGATCCAGAGTTGCAGATTGCCGGGACTGCTGTACGCATTGAGGACGAGCAGATCGACCTGAGCGCCGCGAACATCGACTTCCGGCCCGAATTCGCGGCGCAGGCGAATCAATTCGGGGCCATCGAGCCGGCGGAGAACTTCTTTCACAGACAATTGTTGCCAGGCACCCACGTCGGTATAAGTATCGCCTGGCAGGAGCGTCGTCAGGGGCTTGCCGGTGCCGCGGTCGGTCGTGCGGGGGAGGACGACGCGAATCAGCACTTGTAAATTGGGCCGATCCGATTTGATCCAGAGCGAAGGCTCGAACTCGGCAATTACGGGAACTCGTTCCAGCTGATAGGCCAGGTGAACGTAAGTGCCCGTGCCGACCGACAGCCGCAGGTATTCGCTACCACTTCCCGAGCGCGACTGGCGAAAAGTTCGTTCCTGCCCGATCAACCGCACGCCAGCATCGGCAGCGGCCAGTTGCCAGGTCGCTTGCGGCGATTCGAACGTATCGCGGAACTGTGCGACCGCTGGCTGCGTAGTGATGAACTGCAGCACCGTCAGCAGCCCGAACACTAACCCTAACAGCCGCGCGCACCGCGACCGCTGAGGTCGAACGTGGGGCGAAGTGCTGAGGGCTCGCTGCATCGAGCGGGATCCTGCTGGGGCATCAAAGCGAACGACTTTTGAGGAGCGAACTAAACAACATTGGCGCGTGCTGCGCGGTTCGTCCCCTATGTAGCCTTTCGGCAACTTGAGGCCACGAGTGTGGCGAATGCTGTAAGGTGGCCTTGTATCAAGTGTTACGACCACCGGCCAGAGCAAACGTGGCGAAAGCTCCACAGCGAACCAAGGTCTGCGAAAATCCTTGATTTGTCGCAACCGCTTAATAGCCATAAACTTACGCAACGCACAACGAGCCGTACCCAGGGACTGGTACGCCGGCTGCTTTTAATGCTGGCATAAGACCAACCTCTGGGAGAAATCACTGATGTCGACTTCGCCGCGAATCACTGCTCAAGCCACCGAAGAACTTCCTAAGGACGTGGCCGACCTGGCCGCGGCCGTTGCGGCCTTGCCGGCGGAAGTTCGCTCGCGGCTTGAACCGTTGATGTTTCGCGTAGTCGACAGCACCAAACGCCGTCGGCGAATTCTCAACCTGGTGCAGGAAGCTTTGAGCCAATTGCGGCTCGACATGAAGTACCTGGTCTTCGATCTCGAAGCAACCCGCCGCGAACGGGATTCTCTGAAACCGACCAAAGACGAAGGCTCTGCCGGCGACGACGATCGCTTGTAAGCTTGCCGGCCCTTCGACCAGCCACGTTCGCACTCCTTGTGCCGACGCTTCGCGCCAACTTGCCCGGTTGGCGCGAAGCGTTTTTTTATGCGCCGAGTATGCTACAAACGGTTGTCTAAACGACGAACTGTGTTGTTCAACTCCTCAAGCAAACCTATCATGCCCCAGCATCCTTCCCGTTTGATGTTCGCTGCATGCTGGTCGTTGGTTGCGTTATTCGCCATCGCACAAGATCCCGCTGCCAAGCTTCCCGCCAAGCCATTGAAGGACATTCCCCCCGCGGTGATGGAAAACGTCCATCAACTGTCGGCGAATGTCTATAGCAGTGGCGGCCCCAACGGCGAAGTCGCATTCGAGACGTTGGCGAAGCTCGGCATTAAGACCATCATCAGTGTCGATGGTGCTCAGCCCGACCTCGTGAATGCCA
Above is a window of Anatilimnocola aggregata DNA encoding:
- a CDS encoding transcriptional regulator produces the protein MSTSPRITAQATEELPKDVADLAAAVAALPAEVRSRLEPLMFRVVDSTKRRRRILNLVQEALSQLRLDMKYLVFDLEATRRERDSLKPTKDEGSAGDDDRL
- a CDS encoding DUF6798 domain-containing protein, which codes for MPRRVGLSISFLSRNDEILVSRKSPPPLLEVIDSGEGRDYSWLQAAVEIAFIFLLFFILAGSPPPGVGESHYLPKAKHYWDPSWCRGDLFLDSADAHLTFYWCFGWVTQYCSLTTTAWIGRGVTWLLLAAAWQRLSVALVPQRLMSILTAGLMMIFLRWFHMAGEWMVGGVEAKSFAYVFFLLSLECLVRRRWTGAWLWMGAAAAFHVLIGGWGCVLIGGVWLLERNQPDSPSLLRMMPAVLGGFVLSLPGLIPAILLNKGVDPEIAREATTAYVFERLPHHLVFHRFEHLYMARQLALLIAWAALAWHQRHDVRLRALHLFVLGAVLMGAVGAAIDQSLLWQRELAARLLRYYWFRLSDSMLAIGVALAIAAELSRREKSQPGLTAAVMTLAMLAVGIDLSYAMWSRSELRVPGAFLQPKPTQTSPLEDPHAAPTQPELSPQQMFAEWQRVCDWIERETPAQAGFLTPRRQQTFHWYAQRREAVNWKDVPQDAAGLMRWKAAMEELYPRATFVRDLAAHSDDELVRLARKYNATYIVLDRARAERGLKLPRIYPTFPGENQAYEVYFVPPLAAAKEGAAQ
- a CDS encoding NUDIX hydrolase; the encoded protein is MNTNIAPLQMSPDQLADYLGERIARGLPGRKSQTPVAPQLSFGRHFGPPAREAREAAVLLLLYPKSSGWHVPAILRPTHMKAHADQVGLPGGMVEAGESSQQSALREYEEELGGPRTGIRVLGELSPLFVFVSNVLVRPHLALCLETPTWQPNPGEVAEVIEVPVAQLLDPTVLGMHQIERRGLIFSAPHYQIGNRRIWGATCMMLAELAALVA